One genomic window of Sarcophilus harrisii chromosome X, mSarHar1.11, whole genome shotgun sequence includes the following:
- the VMA21 gene encoding vacuolar ATPase assembly integral membrane protein VMA21 isoform X1, whose translation MLQFKASTVWAGRSRRRRRKCREHHVTPWICAHVTPVLLSLPSASLRGRTRAAAGGQLTGRARGVFHCASPPPTLGRGSNANDGSLTSTLKTLLVFTALMITLPIGLYFSSKSYVFEGAFGMSNRDSYFYAAIVAVVAVHMVLGLFVYAAWNEGTRQWREGKQD comes from the exons ATGCTGCAATTTAAAGCCAGTACAGTGTGGGCAGGGCGCAGTCGCAGGCGCAGGCGCAAGTGCCGGGAGCACCACGTGACCCCATGGATCTGCGCTCACGTGACTCCAGTCCTCCTGTCCCTTCCCTCCGCCAGCCTTAGGGGCAGGACTCGTGCAGCCGCCGGGGGTCAGCTGACGGGGCGTGCTCGCGGAGTGTTCCACTGCGCTTCCCCACCCCCAACGTTGGGTAGAGGATCAAACGC AAATGACGGTTCATTAACATCGACTCTGAAGACTCTTCTGGTTTTCACAGCTTTAATGATCACTTTACCTATtggattatatttttcttctaaatcttatGTGTTTGAAG gTGCCTTTGGGATGTCCAACCGAGATAGCTATTTCTATGCTgcaattgttgctgttgttgctgttcacATGGTACTGGGGCTGTTCGTCTATGCTGCATGGAATGAAGGCACACGCCAGTGGCGGGAAGGCAAACAGGACTAA
- the VMA21 gene encoding vacuolar ATPase assembly integral membrane protein VMA21 isoform X2 encodes MERSEKTALNAVQPPELRNDGSLTSTLKTLLVFTALMITLPIGLYFSSKSYVFEGAFGMSNRDSYFYAAIVAVVAVHMVLGLFVYAAWNEGTRQWREGKQD; translated from the exons ATGGAGCGGTCTGAGAAGACGGCGCTGAATGCAGTGCAGCCGCCCGAGCTGAG AAATGACGGTTCATTAACATCGACTCTGAAGACTCTTCTGGTTTTCACAGCTTTAATGATCACTTTACCTATtggattatatttttcttctaaatcttatGTGTTTGAAG gTGCCTTTGGGATGTCCAACCGAGATAGCTATTTCTATGCTgcaattgttgctgttgttgctgttcacATGGTACTGGGGCTGTTCGTCTATGCTGCATGGAATGAAGGCACACGCCAGTGGCGGGAAGGCAAACAGGACTAA